A single Kribbella aluminosa DNA region contains:
- a CDS encoding type II toxin-antitoxin system PemK/MazF family toxin, translating to MADHVVERPEYAGDFGGTVQVEYAPHPDDGVADPGEIVWTWVPFEEDYTRGKDRPVLVMGWDEPYLLALILTSKDHDRDAADEARWGRVWMDIGSGPWDKEHRNSEVRLDRVLRIDPQQVRREGAVIEEELFNQVAAQLHELHRS from the coding sequence ATGGCGGATCACGTGGTTGAGCGGCCGGAGTACGCGGGGGATTTCGGGGGGACGGTGCAGGTGGAGTACGCGCCGCATCCGGACGACGGGGTGGCGGATCCCGGTGAGATCGTCTGGACCTGGGTGCCGTTCGAGGAGGACTACACGCGCGGCAAGGACCGGCCGGTGCTGGTGATGGGCTGGGACGAGCCGTACCTGCTCGCGCTGATCCTGACCAGCAAGGACCACGACCGGGACGCCGCGGACGAGGCGCGCTGGGGCCGGGTCTGGATGGACATCGGCAGCGGCCCGTGGGACAAGGAACACCGCAACAGCGAGGTCCGGCTGGACCGGGTGCTGCGCATCGACCCGCAGCAGGTCCGCCGCGAGGGCGCGGTCATCGAGGAAGAACTCTTCAACCAGGTCGCGGCGCAGCTACACGAACTGCACCGCAGTTAG
- a CDS encoding MFS transporter, whose product MLITRNRGAVLAVLLTGQFMANIDTAVANIAGPSIGTDLHASPGAVGLVVSGYVVAFAVLLITGARLGTSLGYRRTFLLGLTVFTAASLACGLAPGIGALVGARFVQGAGAALMVPQVLSGIQLHFHGRDRLKALGYFSIALSGGAVAGQLLGGVLIAADLFGTGWRPIFLVNVPIGVALAVAGRRLLPPDPPGRQDRLDLGGVLVLCTAVVLVIVPLLLGAERGWPTWSWLCLLLSLPALLLFEYGERRTAARGGRPLIAREVLGSRSVRAGLLAHGCTSGSYFALLFVLALYLQGGLHKGPAYSGFAMVVWVAAFGLAGPVLPRLRRGVQWMPVVGCLVLAGGYVCVLAYLVLGGRSGPLLFVLLGVGGLGLGISANTLIGAVTSSLPPEYAADLSGVVATNAQLSGALGVAVAGSAYTALAADPGRALSVVLAGFAVLALVGAGAAQRLVRYR is encoded by the coding sequence GTGCTCATCACTCGCAACCGGGGCGCGGTGCTCGCCGTGCTGCTCACCGGTCAGTTCATGGCCAACATCGACACCGCGGTGGCGAACATCGCCGGCCCGTCGATCGGGACCGACCTGCACGCCTCGCCGGGCGCGGTCGGGCTGGTCGTCTCCGGGTACGTCGTCGCGTTCGCGGTCCTGCTGATCACCGGCGCCCGGCTCGGCACGTCGCTCGGTTACCGGCGGACGTTCCTGCTCGGCCTGACCGTCTTCACCGCCGCGTCGCTTGCCTGCGGTCTCGCGCCCGGGATCGGCGCGCTGGTCGGCGCGCGCTTCGTCCAGGGCGCCGGGGCGGCGCTGATGGTTCCGCAGGTGCTCAGCGGCATCCAGCTGCACTTCCACGGCCGCGACCGGCTCAAGGCGCTCGGGTACTTCTCGATCGCGCTGTCCGGCGGCGCGGTGGCCGGGCAGCTGCTCGGCGGCGTACTGATCGCCGCGGACCTGTTCGGTACCGGCTGGCGCCCGATCTTCCTGGTCAACGTGCCGATCGGCGTCGCGCTGGCGGTCGCCGGACGGCGCCTGCTTCCGCCCGACCCGCCGGGTCGCCAGGACCGTCTGGATCTCGGTGGCGTCCTCGTCCTGTGTACGGCGGTTGTGCTCGTCATCGTGCCGCTCCTGCTCGGGGCCGAGCGCGGCTGGCCTACCTGGTCCTGGCTGTGCCTCCTGCTGAGCCTTCCGGCGCTCCTGCTCTTCGAGTACGGCGAACGGCGTACGGCTGCACGTGGTGGTCGACCGCTCATCGCACGGGAGGTGCTCGGCAGCAGGTCTGTCCGCGCCGGTCTGCTCGCCCACGGGTGTACCAGCGGCTCGTACTTCGCCCTGCTGTTCGTACTGGCTCTTTACCTGCAGGGCGGTCTGCACAAGGGCCCGGCGTACTCCGGGTTCGCCATGGTCGTGTGGGTGGCCGCTTTCGGGCTGGCGGGGCCTGTGCTGCCGAGACTGCGCCGGGGAGTGCAGTGGATGCCGGTTGTGGGCTGCCTGGTGCTGGCGGGGGGCTATGTGTGCGTGCTGGCGTACTTGGTGCTTGGTGGGCGTAGCGGGCCGTTGCTGTTCGTTCTGCTCGGTGTTGGTGGGTTGGGGCTGGGGATCAGCGCCAACACGTTGATCGGCGCAGTGACGTCCAGTCTGCCGCCGGAGTACGCCGCTGACCTGTCTGGGGTGGTTGCTACTAACGCACAGTTGTCCGGTGCGTTGGGGGTTGCTGTGGCGGGCTCTGCCTACACTGCGCTCGCGGCCGACCCTGGGAGGGCGTTGAGCGTCGTACTGGCTGGGTTTGCGGTGCTGGCGCTGGTTGGGGCCGGGGCTGCTCAGCGGTTGGTGAGATACCGGTAG
- a CDS encoding GNAT family N-acetyltransferase: MSGLGSRDIGHRVVVRHRIPGGLTDVIGVLQAGTPELVTVRHADSTLYEIPVADITAAKRIPELPLRPVDVEQMFLTTALGRPAVERAYIGHWLLRASAGWTGRGNSLLPAGDPGVPVADALSQAEDFYRKRQLPPLVQVRVGSPQEQQIRALGWVDARPEQSDVLVMHTTLDHVNAAPRYDVQLTDRPDATWYGAAFEGPVPAVAPQVLEGAAKAMFASVVLDGRVVAVGRGSMTGHWLGVDAIHVADSFRRRGLGTAIVQGLARWAGPEGGRRTYLEVLLENTSAMTTYTRLGYQEAYRYRYLTNR; the protein is encoded by the coding sequence GTGTCAGGCCTTGGTAGCCGTGATATCGGCCACCGTGTCGTCGTCCGCCACCGGATTCCGGGCGGGCTGACCGACGTGATCGGCGTTCTGCAGGCCGGTACGCCGGAACTCGTCACCGTCCGGCACGCGGACAGCACGCTGTACGAGATCCCGGTCGCGGACATCACGGCCGCCAAACGGATCCCCGAGCTGCCGCTCCGCCCGGTCGACGTCGAGCAAATGTTCCTGACCACCGCGCTCGGCCGCCCCGCCGTCGAGCGGGCGTACATCGGCCACTGGTTGCTCCGCGCGTCCGCCGGCTGGACCGGCCGCGGCAACTCCCTCCTCCCCGCAGGTGACCCCGGCGTCCCGGTCGCCGACGCGCTCTCCCAGGCCGAGGACTTCTACCGGAAACGTCAGCTCCCTCCACTGGTACAGGTCCGCGTCGGCAGTCCCCAGGAGCAGCAGATTCGCGCCCTCGGCTGGGTAGACGCCCGCCCGGAGCAGTCCGACGTACTGGTCATGCACACGACGCTCGACCACGTGAACGCTGCTCCTAGGTACGACGTACAGCTGACAGACCGCCCGGACGCCACGTGGTACGGAGCCGCATTCGAAGGCCCTGTACCGGCTGTTGCACCGCAGGTACTCGAGGGGGCGGCGAAGGCGATGTTTGCCTCGGTCGTCCTAGACGGGCGAGTGGTCGCCGTAGGGCGAGGGTCCATGACGGGGCACTGGCTGGGCGTGGACGCCATCCACGTGGCCGACAGCTTCCGGCGGCGCGGCCTCGGCACGGCCATCGTGCAAGGCCTCGCCCGCTGGGCGGGCCCCGAGGGCGGCCGCCGCACCTACCTGGAGGTCCTGCTCGAGAACACCTCAGCAATGACCACCTACACCCGCCTCGGCTACCAAGAGGCCTACCGCTACCGGTATCTCACCAACCGCTGA
- the fdxA gene encoding ferredoxin produces the protein MTYVIAQPCVDLKDLACVEECPVDCIYEGNRMLYIHPDECVDCGACEPVCPVEAIYYEDDTPEQWKDYYTANVDFFNDLGSPGGASKLGKIDKDHPFIAALPPQEHDE, from the coding sequence GTGACCTACGTCATCGCGCAGCCGTGTGTTGACCTGAAGGACCTCGCTTGTGTCGAGGAGTGCCCCGTCGACTGCATCTACGAGGGCAACCGGATGCTGTACATCCACCCCGACGAGTGCGTCGACTGCGGAGCCTGTGAGCCGGTCTGCCCGGTGGAGGCGATCTACTACGAGGACGACACACCGGAGCAGTGGAAGGACTACTACACCGCGAACGTCGACTTCTTCAACGACCTGGGGTCGCCCGGAGGCGCTTCCAAGCTCGGCAAGATCGACAAGGACCACCCGTTCATCGCGGCCCTCCCGCCGCAGGAACACGACGAGTAA
- the dapD gene encoding 2,3,4,5-tetrahydropyridine-2,6-dicarboxylate N-succinyltransferase, which yields MTENATHAWGYGLATVTTAGNVLDVWYPAPALGSRPDDAKAPAELVAAEGNDGLRQVRREVVVTELVLDEAPSGTADAYLRLHLLSHRLVRPHGVNLDGIFATLPNNAWTSLGPVPVDEVENVRLRTRAAGQHLSVTSVDKFPRMTDYVVPSGVRIGDADRVRLGAHLASGTTVMHEGFVNFNAGTLGTSMVEGRIVAGVVVDDGSDIGAGASIMGTLSGGGKQVISIGKRCLLGANGGTGISLGDDCVVEAGLYVTAGTKVTLPDGTVVKARDLSGQPGLLFIRNSVTGAVEARPRKGEGITLNEALHANA from the coding sequence ATGACGGAGAACGCCACGCACGCCTGGGGCTACGGCCTCGCCACCGTTACGACCGCCGGGAATGTCCTGGACGTCTGGTATCCGGCGCCCGCGCTCGGGTCCCGGCCGGACGACGCCAAGGCCCCGGCCGAGCTGGTCGCCGCCGAAGGGAACGACGGCCTCCGGCAGGTACGGCGTGAGGTGGTCGTGACCGAGCTGGTCCTCGACGAGGCCCCGAGCGGTACGGCGGACGCGTACCTGCGGCTGCACCTGCTGAGCCACCGCCTGGTCCGCCCGCACGGCGTCAACCTGGACGGCATCTTCGCCACCCTCCCGAACAACGCGTGGACCTCGCTCGGCCCGGTCCCGGTCGACGAGGTCGAGAACGTCCGGCTCCGCACCCGCGCCGCGGGGCAGCACCTGAGCGTGACCAGCGTCGACAAGTTCCCGCGGATGACGGACTACGTCGTACCGTCCGGGGTCCGGATCGGCGACGCGGACCGGGTCCGGCTCGGCGCGCACCTCGCCTCCGGTACCACGGTCATGCACGAGGGCTTCGTGAACTTCAACGCCGGCACCCTCGGTACGTCGATGGTCGAAGGCCGGATCGTGGCCGGTGTGGTGGTCGACGACGGCAGCGACATCGGCGCCGGCGCGTCGATCATGGGCACGCTGTCCGGTGGCGGCAAGCAGGTCATCTCGATCGGCAAGCGCTGCCTGCTCGGCGCGAACGGCGGTACCGGGATCTCGCTCGGCGACGACTGCGTGGTCGAGGCGGGGCTGTACGTGACCGCCGGCACCAAGGTCACGCTTCCGGACGGTACGGTCGTCAAGGCCCGCGACCTGTCCGGGCAGCCGGGCCTGCTGTTCATCCGCAACTCGGTCACCGGCGCCGTGGAGGCCCGCCCGCGCAAGGGCGAGGGCATCACGCTGAACGAGGCGCTGCACGCCAACGCCTGA
- a CDS encoding phosphotransferase family protein — protein MLPGWIPRAVVLEATAAPAVETVNPELLRQWGSSEVWRLSYGLRSVVVKRGTGTQSGEETAYQRYVVPLGLPAPELLYGADGVIVLADVGRVTLEQEPAADGFLAAAELAARIHGATVDGVSGFPPARVKELAGRIGRIDLDLDPLVEAVDRLHREAPLGVVHGDFVPKNLVTDGTRWTAVDWPLAYLAPHLSDLYTLIRDAVALGYDRGPIVARYVEVSGADPFLVDRQLLVGGACFCLLALTFVIEEGVRTIPGSEDWIDPLLAELADVVGQLS, from the coding sequence ATGCTTCCTGGGTGGATTCCGAGGGCTGTGGTGCTGGAGGCGACGGCGGCTCCGGCTGTCGAGACGGTGAATCCGGAGCTGCTGCGGCAGTGGGGATCGTCCGAGGTCTGGCGGCTGTCGTACGGGTTGCGCAGCGTGGTCGTGAAGCGCGGGACCGGCACACAGTCCGGCGAGGAGACGGCGTACCAGCGGTACGTCGTACCGCTCGGGCTGCCGGCGCCGGAGCTGCTGTACGGCGCTGACGGCGTGATCGTGCTGGCCGATGTCGGCCGGGTGACCCTGGAACAGGAGCCGGCCGCGGACGGGTTCCTCGCGGCGGCCGAGCTGGCGGCGCGGATCCACGGCGCGACTGTGGACGGTGTGAGCGGGTTCCCGCCCGCACGGGTGAAGGAGCTGGCGGGGCGGATCGGGCGGATCGACCTCGATCTGGATCCGCTCGTGGAGGCGGTCGACCGGCTGCACCGGGAGGCGCCGCTCGGGGTCGTGCACGGTGATTTCGTACCGAAGAACCTGGTCACGGACGGCACCCGCTGGACCGCCGTCGACTGGCCGTTGGCGTATCTCGCTCCGCACCTCAGCGACCTCTACACGCTGATCCGGGACGCCGTTGCCCTCGGCTACGACCGCGGGCCGATCGTGGCGCGGTACGTCGAGGTCTCGGGCGCGGATCCGTTCCTGGTGGACCGGCAACTGCTGGTCGGCGGGGCGTGCTTCTGCCTGCTCGCGCTGACGTTCGTGATCGAGGAGGGCGTCCGGACGATCCCCGGCTCCGAGGACTGGATCGATCCGCTGCTCGCCGAGCTCGCCGACGTCGTCGGGCAGTTGTCGTGA
- a CDS encoding NAD-dependent dehydratase yields the protein MRLLVLGGTKNLGRHVVEAALRDDHEVTLFNRGLTNPALFPDVRRITGDRAAPDALAAGEWDGVIDMSGFLVRDVSLSAAVLRDRCGHYTYMSSIAVYASQTDLGMTESAPLLGWPAGAPEDHFTMDLYGPSKVRNESLLTATFGTRTAAVRSGFVIGPHNPDFGNWGWALAHGRPLECAARPGQPIQYVDARDLAAFLLLVTVAGLPGPFNAVGPTQTLATLAETWRAVVPDPPPINWSPSMDRFHLPHDGSNDGTFHLSNTHARTNGLHLRPDTETARDYITWVHDGNTPPDPPH from the coding sequence GTGAGGCTGCTGGTCCTCGGCGGTACGAAGAACCTCGGCCGGCACGTCGTCGAGGCGGCCCTGCGCGACGACCACGAGGTGACCCTCTTCAACCGCGGCCTGACGAACCCGGCGCTCTTCCCCGACGTACGCCGGATCACCGGCGACCGCGCCGCGCCCGACGCGCTGGCCGCCGGCGAGTGGGACGGCGTGATCGACATGTCCGGCTTCCTGGTCCGCGACGTGTCGCTGAGCGCCGCCGTACTGCGGGACCGCTGCGGGCACTACACGTACATGTCCTCGATCGCGGTGTACGCGAGCCAGACAGACCTCGGCATGACCGAGTCCGCCCCGCTCCTGGGCTGGCCCGCGGGCGCACCGGAGGACCACTTCACGATGGACCTCTACGGCCCGTCGAAGGTCCGCAACGAATCGTTGCTCACCGCCACCTTCGGCACCCGCACCGCGGCCGTCCGCTCCGGCTTCGTGATCGGCCCGCACAACCCCGACTTCGGCAACTGGGGCTGGGCCCTCGCCCACGGCCGGCCCCTGGAATGCGCCGCCCGCCCCGGCCAGCCGATCCAGTACGTCGACGCCCGCGACCTCGCCGCCTTCCTCCTGCTGGTGACGGTGGCCGGGCTGCCCGGCCCCTTCAACGCGGTAGGCCCCACCCAAACCCTCGCCACCCTCGCCGAAACCTGGCGCGCCGTGGTCCCCGACCCACCACCCATCAACTGGTCCCCGTCGATGGACCGCTTCCACCTCCCCCACGACGGCTCCAACGACGGCACCTTCCACCTCTCCAACACCCACGCCCGCACCAACGGCCTCCACCTCCGCCCCGACACCGAGACAGCCCGCGACTACATCACCTGGGTCCACGATGGAAACACCCCACCCGACCCACCGCACTGA
- a CDS encoding DUF3800 domain-containing protein, with product MYFERPLVRAYVDETGDRGLSSRASRYFGMVAVVVADEDDPLLRRAIAECRRRLSVPLGKPLHWTEHVKRFPRRQFVAGQLSLVPGVVLNVALVEKAAVAQDIPDQVAFYNFVAGILLQQVLDTADEAA from the coding sequence ATGTACTTCGAACGACCTCTTGTACGTGCCTACGTGGACGAGACCGGCGACCGTGGGTTGTCGTCGCGCGCGTCGCGATACTTCGGCATGGTCGCGGTGGTCGTCGCGGACGAGGACGACCCGCTGCTCCGTCGTGCGATCGCAGAGTGCCGCCGACGGCTCTCGGTCCCACTCGGCAAGCCGCTGCACTGGACCGAACACGTCAAGAGGTTTCCACGCCGGCAGTTCGTCGCCGGCCAGCTCTCGCTCGTCCCAGGAGTGGTGCTCAACGTCGCGCTGGTCGAGAAGGCAGCCGTCGCCCAGGACATCCCCGACCAGGTCGCCTTCTACAACTTCGTGGCGGGCATTCTGCTTCAGCAGGTCCTGGACACGGCCGATGAGGCTGCCTGA
- a CDS encoding GH92 family glycosyl hydrolase, whose amino-acid sequence MDIETGGGPGGATSSRGGFGSVDGTRYSGVGGGRQEVEWPGGGHAVAMGDRLRYKVYPELDEGLTYAATYVAVEVVFADGTRYAGVDQYGKPADAAGQGAAKILYADQWNDVQVDLSAAAGQTIAQLVLVVDAPGDGHEFAGWIDDVEVGPAPLEPDGSDLAAYVDTRRGTNASHDFSRGNTLPITAWPNGFNFLTPVTDASTCRWPYEYHRANNADNQPELQGLTFSHQPSPWMGDRNQLTIMPVAAAEPLGDPAERAVAFSHDDEIARPDLYSVALANGVRAELAPTDHGAIFRFMFPADAAGRHLVFDTIDENGGFGYDGTAVTGWVENGSQRSESGLTRMYCYGEFSSAPTGFGPASGGRDNARAASFDVPEVTLRIATSFIGLDQARHNLSLELAGRSFEQLQAAANAIWNERLQVVRPEGATPPQLRTVYGNLYRLNLYPNSQFENTGTAEHPEYRYASPVLPVDGAATELATNAVVKPGKMYVNNGFWDTYRTAWPAYAFFYPELSAELVDGFVQQYRDGGWIARWSSPGYADCMTGTSSDVSFADAYLKGVALPDPLATYDAGLRNATVAPPATEVGRKGVDTGFFAGYVSTDTEESVSWSLEAYLNDFGLAQMALQLAEEFPERREQLLEEAEYLRRRSLNYVLLFDDAVNFFQGRRPDGTFAKSPAEFDPEEWGGDFTETDGWNFAFHVAHDPRGLANLYGGPRGLEEKLDGFFATPELAVKKGTYSIVIHEMVEAQAVRMGQFGFSNQPAHHIAWMYNYAGTPYKTQAIVREVLDRLYVGEQIGQGYPGDEDNGEMSAWYLFAALGLYPLRVGAPEYAIGSPLFPRVVVSPLGGRPLTITASGVEDPYVQDVQVDGKQLPVASITHADLTAATQLDFTLGADPSDWATLDSPPSLTADDAVAAPLVDLIPVDPGNPLFDDTSATSTTVDEISWTLPAAATPTLYTLTSGSGPAPSTWTLEASTDGTTWTVLDTRTNQSFPWPHQLRPFRITTPGQYQHYRLTLPAPTTLTQLELLT is encoded by the coding sequence GTGGATATCGAGACTGGTGGTGGGCCCGGTGGGGCTACGAGTTCGCGGGGCGGGTTCGGCAGTGTGGACGGGACGCGGTACTCGGGGGTCGGCGGCGGGCGGCAGGAGGTGGAGTGGCCTGGGGGTGGGCACGCGGTCGCGATGGGGGATCGACTGCGGTACAAGGTGTATCCGGAGCTTGACGAAGGGCTGACGTACGCGGCGACGTACGTGGCGGTCGAGGTGGTGTTCGCGGACGGGACGCGGTACGCCGGGGTCGACCAGTACGGGAAGCCCGCCGACGCGGCGGGGCAGGGCGCGGCGAAGATCCTGTACGCCGACCAGTGGAACGACGTTCAGGTCGACCTGAGTGCGGCGGCGGGACAGACGATCGCGCAGCTGGTGCTCGTGGTGGATGCGCCGGGCGACGGGCACGAGTTCGCGGGATGGATCGACGACGTCGAGGTCGGGCCGGCGCCGCTGGAGCCGGACGGGTCGGATCTGGCGGCGTACGTCGACACGCGGCGGGGTACCAACGCGAGCCACGACTTCTCCCGCGGCAACACGCTCCCGATCACCGCCTGGCCGAACGGGTTCAACTTCCTCACCCCGGTCACCGACGCCTCGACGTGCCGCTGGCCGTACGAGTACCACCGCGCCAACAACGCGGACAACCAGCCGGAGCTGCAGGGTCTCACGTTCTCGCACCAGCCGAGCCCGTGGATGGGCGACCGTAACCAGCTCACGATCATGCCGGTCGCGGCCGCCGAGCCGCTCGGCGACCCGGCCGAGCGGGCCGTCGCGTTCAGCCACGACGACGAGATCGCGCGGCCCGACCTGTACTCGGTCGCGCTCGCGAACGGCGTCCGTGCGGAGCTCGCCCCGACCGACCACGGCGCGATCTTCCGGTTCATGTTCCCGGCGGACGCGGCCGGGCGGCACCTGGTCTTCGACACGATCGACGAGAACGGCGGCTTCGGGTACGACGGGACCGCGGTCACCGGCTGGGTCGAGAACGGGTCGCAGCGGTCCGAGTCCGGGCTGACCCGGATGTACTGCTACGGCGAGTTCTCCAGCGCGCCGACCGGCTTCGGCCCGGCGTCCGGCGGTCGCGACAACGCGCGCGCCGCGAGCTTCGACGTACCCGAGGTGACGCTGCGGATCGCGACCTCGTTCATCGGCCTCGACCAGGCGCGGCACAACCTGTCGCTCGAACTCGCGGGCCGGTCCTTCGAGCAGCTCCAGGCCGCCGCGAACGCGATCTGGAACGAGCGCCTCCAGGTCGTCCGACCCGAGGGCGCGACACCGCCGCAGCTGCGGACCGTGTACGGCAACCTGTACCGGCTGAACCTCTACCCGAACTCGCAGTTCGAGAACACCGGGACCGCGGAACACCCGGAGTACCGCTACGCGAGCCCGGTCCTGCCCGTCGACGGTGCGGCGACGGAGCTTGCGACCAATGCTGTCGTGAAACCCGGAAAGATGTATGTGAACAACGGGTTCTGGGACACGTACCGGACCGCCTGGCCGGCGTACGCGTTCTTCTATCCGGAGCTGTCCGCGGAGCTGGTGGACGGGTTCGTGCAGCAGTACCGCGACGGCGGGTGGATCGCGCGCTGGTCGTCCCCGGGGTACGCCGACTGTATGACCGGGACGAGCTCCGACGTGTCGTTCGCGGACGCCTATCTCAAGGGCGTCGCGCTGCCGGATCCGTTGGCGACGTACGACGCCGGCCTGCGGAACGCGACCGTCGCGCCTCCGGCGACGGAGGTCGGGCGGAAGGGCGTCGACACCGGGTTCTTCGCCGGGTACGTGAGCACGGACACCGAGGAGAGCGTGTCGTGGTCGCTCGAGGCGTACCTGAACGACTTCGGGTTGGCGCAGATGGCTTTGCAGCTGGCGGAGGAGTTCCCCGAACGGCGTGAGCAGCTTCTCGAGGAAGCGGAGTACCTGCGTCGCCGGTCGCTGAACTACGTGCTGCTGTTCGACGACGCGGTGAACTTCTTCCAGGGGCGGCGGCCGGACGGGACGTTCGCGAAGAGCCCGGCGGAGTTCGACCCCGAGGAGTGGGGCGGTGACTTCACCGAGACCGACGGGTGGAACTTCGCGTTCCACGTCGCGCACGATCCGCGCGGGCTGGCGAACCTGTACGGCGGTCCGCGCGGACTGGAGGAGAAGCTCGACGGGTTCTTCGCGACGCCGGAGCTCGCCGTCAAGAAGGGCACGTACTCGATCGTCATCCACGAGATGGTCGAGGCACAGGCCGTCCGGATGGGCCAGTTCGGCTTCTCGAACCAGCCGGCGCACCACATCGCATGGATGTACAACTACGCCGGTACGCCGTACAAGACGCAGGCGATCGTCCGCGAGGTGCTGGACCGGCTGTACGTCGGGGAGCAGATCGGCCAGGGGTATCCGGGCGACGAGGACAACGGGGAGATGTCCGCGTGGTACCTGTTCGCCGCGCTCGGCCTGTATCCGCTCCGCGTCGGCGCACCGGAGTACGCGATCGGCTCACCGCTTTTCCCGCGCGTCGTGGTCTCCCCGCTGGGCGGCCGACCGCTGACGATCACCGCCTCCGGTGTGGAAGACCCATATGTGCAAGACGTCCAGGTCGACGGGAAGCAGTTGCCCGTAGCATCCATCACCCACGCCGACCTGACCGCCGCCACCCAGCTCGACTTCACGCTGGGCGCCGACCCGTCGGACTGGGCAACCCTGGACTCCCCGCCCTCCCTCACCGCCGACGACGCCGTCGCCGCGCCGCTGGTCGACCTGATCCCGGTCGACCCCGGCAACCCCCTCTTCGACGACACGTCCGCAACCTCGACGACCGTCGACGAGATCAGCTGGACCCTGCCGGCCGCTGCAACCCCGACGCTCTACACGCTGACGTCAGGCTCGGGCCCGGCCCCCAGCACCTGGACGTTGGAGGCCTCCACCGACGGCACCACGTGGACCGTCCTGGACACCCGCACCAACCAGTCCTTCCCGTGGCCGCACCAACTCCGCCCCTTCAGAATCACCACCCCCGGCCAGTACCAGCACTACCGCCTAACCCTCCCCGCCCCCACAACCCTGACCCAACTCGAGCTACTCACCTGA